The Carassius auratus strain Wakin chromosome 34, ASM336829v1, whole genome shotgun sequence genomic sequence TTGAGATAATAATCTTTGCAATACATTTAGTGTTGGGAGACAGGTTGCCTTAAAAGGCCTGAATTTACATGATCTCAAGATCACAGTAAATGAATCAGATGTAAGAATGAGATGAATGCTAATGATATCTTGTTCTCTGGAGAGAGAAGTTTCAAGATAAATGCTGTGCAAAGCCAAGAAAAAGATCCAAAGCATTACAGATAAGATTCAATACATAATTACCAGTGTGGCCagtgaataataaaatatcagaAACATCAAAGAACATTTCCTATGGTCTGTTCCTTTTCcttaatatgttatgtttatcttaaaatatctttttgaaAAGAGGATTTTGTTCAGTCATTGatctttaaaactaaatattgcattttaatacaaaaatattaaattaatatttatttaaaaatgattcattaaaaaatatgttaaaccACAATGgattaaatgaatatgaatatattttaaacaatacttATATTAAGATTTAAATTACTGTGACAAAATCTGAAAATACCGAAGGGTACAGGATTTGAGTTTTCAAGAGATGAAATCCATAAATGGATAAGTGCAGGAAACAATCCTGCCCACTCCCACCTCACAAGGTGCACTTGTGAGGTGGAGCCAAAGACTCATTTTGTGTGTGATGATTTATTGCTTTGCCCTTTGTTGATACCTAAAACTTATATTAGAGTTTGCACTTGCTGAAACAGCCCACTTTAATCCTGGAAATGAGCTTTGTGggtgaaagtaatttttttttactgttatctCATCAATCGCTTTCCTGGTGTTGCAGATTCAATTCTCTGACATTGTATCTTAAACTCATTACGTGTTTAGAGAATTAATACTTCTGAAAGTCTTTccattatttgaaaattaaatatgtatgacCTGCTATTTGCAACCCTGCCAGTGGAAATGGACCAAAGTAAACAAGGGTCCTGTTGATGTTAGTCAGGATTTATTTGCagtatattacataatattagaTAAATATCTAGTATTTTCAACTGCTTAATAGACTATTTATGTTAAATATGTGCTCTGCTGACATGAGGCATAACACCAAAGAGCCAACAACATGTTAGGTCTAATAAAGTGgtcatgaaatatatataatatattatataatataataatttatttgtcagtCCAATGTCTTTTGAATCTCAAATTGGCCAAATGGTTCATCAAGCAGCACAACATTCATTTATCTATCTATGGCTGATGTGTCTTTTAAGAATGCTTCGGTGCTTTGTTGTATGATTGATGGGTTTACTGATCAATAAAAATAACTTGAACTAAAATCAAGAGAAAATGCACAGTAGTTTTAAATGGATTGCTTTGTCAAGTAGATTGTTTCTATAGCACAGCTCTAATCAAATTACAGTTGATAGTGATGGATAGGGCTTGTCATGATGAGCCTCTAAAAGTAAAACAAGCACAAAACTATCCCACAATATCCAATACTCCACTCATGCAGGGACACatctacacaaacacataaaacagCCTAATTTTCTTGCATATATTTGAGAACATAGTGGTGCAATAGTGTATATGTGGTCTTGAAACTGTCTTTAAGTCTCATGATTTTGACATATGATGACATCATTTCAGTGATGTTGTCATGTATGCTGTTTTGAGGTTGATTTGTTTAACTTGCAGGCTTGATTATTAATTTCAAACAGTGTAAAGTACAATCCACCCACAATTTGAGAATAATGGAAGGCTTATTCCCTTAATATCCCTGTGATTTTCCACTGTACATGGTTGAAATTTCAGTTGGAGTGCAAGACACACTTATTAATTAACCACAGGCATGTGTGATACTCAACGCAATGCTAAATTCATAAAACAGCCTCATATTCCTTCATAGACTTATTATTTTGGTAATTGGCAGCATGATCCTACCTTGAACTCCTCCAGGATTTTATAAGTCTTCCCTTTGTATTCACAAAAGTTTTTGACCTCCTTGCATTCGGGACAACACCCGTTGTGTTCCACCTTGGTGCACTTGGGGTGTATTTTAGGGCACACGGGTTGGTCACAGACAGGTCCATCCTCCGTGCACATGCACGGGCAGTTCGAGTGGCCCGGGAAGAAGCGTTCCCCGAGCTTGTACACGAAACCACTGTCATCCACGCAACCTTTCCCTCGGTAGTCATCGAAAATGATGTCATTGTTGGCAGTTCTCTCGGCCTCGTCCGTGGCGGGATAGTCCTCATGGCCGACAGAGGCCAGCGAGACAGCGGCGGTCAGGGCGAGCAGCACGATGCAAATCGCCCGGAAAAAAGGGCCCATCCTTTGCCGCGGCAATCTGACGCATTCAAGGAGAGTGTCTCAGGTCCCTTAAGTTGTAAGTCTCCATGCTGCAAATATGATACTGAAAGAAATGTAAACAACCCGTAGCTTAATAATTTGACGTGCATTTTAGTTAtcttaactaataaaaaaatcctCACACTATACGTTAATGATCAAAGTACATTTCGCTGACAGAAGTAACCATATATAGGGATGAATGGGgagttttgtaaaaattttattctatatttgtttgttagtttaaaaatatatgacAAAACTACAGTAAACTGTATAAACAAGTGTCAGTCTCACACTACTAGTGTGAGTTTTAAAGTCTCTGTATGAGTTTGTTGTGGTAGTCAAATCTACTTTTAGTCATAAGCATTTCTTTTGCAAATGTTAAGTATAGGAATTACTTTAACATAACAATATTGGAATGCTAGTTCTacaaatagaaatacattttatacaaatacttttttttacaaatataaaatacaaacatttctcaaagaacaatgtatgtgtgtgtgtgtggggagggggggggtgtataatacacacacacacacacacacacacacacacacacacacacacactgtatctagTTAAACATCTGGTCAGTCGTGATATATACATGTAGAAAGCAAAATAGAAATGTtgtatgttaaattaaataatccgAGTGAGCTGGTTCATGGTTACAAAAATCTGCAAATCAATTTGTAATCCAGAGAAGAACTACTGCTTTCTAACTACTTTTCCCCCTTGCTGTTGTCTTCTCTAAAGAATCGTGATAATGTATGTAAGTGATTTCATTTGTGTCGCTCATTTCTAGTTGGTTAAGCTGATGGTGTTAAAAACGCACCCAGTGTAACAGCACTCCATACAAATTGAGCTCTGGTAAAGATCTGCCATTTGTTTCCATACATAACGCACTGAAGATACCCATAGACTGATGAAGAGTCAGTTCATATAAACGAGGTGTGTTTTCCACCTACAGTATATAATGATTGGTATTAGTAAGCTCTGGATCAGGAGGTGGTGAGGATATTATGGTGAGGAGGACAAAGTCGGTAAATCAACACAAATAAAAACCCAGTTAATCACAGGCATCATAGACAGGGCTCAACAAAGTTAACAAGGATACCTGTTTACGAAAAACAACAGGTCTCCACCTTCTAATCCCTCATAGCACTGCAGAAACGTGTGCAGTGACCATGTCCGTAGACTCCGTACATTCCTCCAAGAGCCCTTAAGAAACGACTCGGTTTCTGTGTCATTAACAAGTGCTTAATATGCTTTGGTCCAAATGCTTCTTCACTCGTGAAAGCACGAGAAATTAACCATAAAACGGCATGAGATTCtggtcttgaaaaaaaaaaaaacggagcaGCCAGGATAAAGCCCTTTAAAGAAAGAGTTTCTTTTTACACTGAAAGATAGTCTAGTATTGAAAATACGTCTAGTCTATAATAAATTGACTGCTTCTGTCTTTCTGAATGCATCTGTGCAGCTTGCCTTAAATGTAGAGAGAAATGCATTTAAAGTAATTAACATTATCATGGTCATAATTATTATTGCATTGAAATATTGCAATGAGCACGAATACATTTTAACCTAGCGGCTGAACAGACTTACCGCGTTGAAATGTCTGGTTCCACTTTGTTGGAATCGTAATCAAGCGAGCAAGTGCACCTTCGAGATGATAAGACCAGAAAAATCATTCCAATTCGAATTGGTGCAGAAATGTGCTTACTCCAACAGAAAAGATAATCCGAATGTctataatatttacaaatgaatgCTGATCATGCCCACTTCAGAAATAATATATCCAGAAACGCAGTTATCCTTCCCCGATCATTAAGTGAATTTCAGAATATGCAAAAAGGAAGGAAAAAAGATCCAAAACATCTGTACAAATGACTTCCTTCTCGTGATCATTTAGTCATCCGCGGCATTTATATTAACTCCCAAATACTGCAGGTGAAACAGTATAACGCCATTTGGTCTTCGGCACCTCCACCGAGAAAACAATTTCATGTCAAGTTAATGAACGAGAATAGATTCGAATCAGTACGTTTACCCAGTGCGAAGTAAGTTTATCTACATTGGCGATGCTCGCGCCGCCAGAGCAGAGAGAAAAGAGTCGTCAGAGACAGCGCTACTAAGTTGAGTGCGGAGAGGAATGAGAACAGAGGAGCGTTACATCTTCAATAGGTCGCCTCAGTGAGTTCAGCACCATCGAGCGGACAGCACCGAATCCAGagttcagcaccacggacagcacTTGATTCTGCACTGATTCGAGCTCCAATCGTCTTATTGCTTCTCTAATCATGTACGATTTAGCAAAACGTGCAACAGGACAGTCCCTTTGGACCATAGGAAATACTTTACTACTTTTCTCAGCTTTTTTATTAGTACATAGAAAGAAGTAATTGAATCGAGACCAGTCGCTAACAGTGGATCTCATCAACACTTTAATGGTAATTGTAAACCGACAGCgtagaaaaatgcaaaaatgttgtgCAGATGGTAACCTATAGGGGCCACTGCATTACTGTATTTGATAGCGATCTGAGGGTGGACAAAGCAGGCATTGTTTATAGTGCCTTCTGTGTCATTTGTGCACACGTGTAAATAATGAAAAGCTGATACTAACTTTAACTGTGTGTTATCATAGACCTATCGTCTTTACACATAAATGcagggtatttatttatttttgagtgttTGTATGTATGTTCTTTTCCACTAGGatgaaaaaaatctatctatctatctatctatctatctatctatctatctatctatctatctatctatctatctatctatctaataaaCACCTCTTATAGTTTCATTATCTAGCGATAGCTAAATGAACTGCAAAACTGTTAACCttgttgttttctaaaaaaaagcattaactcatattaaataaaaattcagtcCAATTTATTATCATGCAATTTATTTCAAGACATTCTTTGTCTAATAGaacatttgaaaatctaaaaatacttaaaaactgTCTTTTCATAATAGAAGAAGGTCACATTTTATGAAATGACCAATTAAGCGTATGTGCTCACTGTTTCATTACATTAGTGGTCTCCAGGACCAAAAAAATTACAGCTTCTGCATTATCGTTGTTCTCATGGTAACATAGCAATCAAATGGTGACACTGGCAGCTATTATTGAATAATCACACTCAGTTTGTGTTTTCCTCCGACACTGAAACCACTAAGCACCCAAGTTCTGCAGTTAAATTCAGTCTGTTTCAAAAGTGCTCCCATGGGCCAGCTCAATCACCTAATTTTCTTCATGAATGGAACATTCAATATAATTTCCAAGGCCAATAAAATGggtccaaacaaaaacaaacaatgacaTTGCAGAATTAGCTATTGACATATCCATAGCAACTGACAAAACAATACCAGTGGGTTATGTAACATCACATTGTAGATCAACAGGTGAACTTGGTGAGGTTGGCTTCTGTGAGTTTCACCCTTGATTACAAACATCTTCTAAACCCACAGATGGCAGCCCATCTTAGATACATGTTGTTCACATAGTAGAACAAATCAATAGAAAGGTATCTAAAAGCAAGGACACACGCTTtgcttttaaatgtgaaatttctgCTAGGTTATCTGCCCCTGAAGATACATTAGTCCTGTTTCGGGAGAGTATGTTTGGGCAAAGCCAAACATGAAAAACTATCGCTTAAAGTCTTCATCCCAGTGTGACTCTAATCAAATAAGCATACCTCGGGGGGAGACAGAGTCTAGTGTGCCTTTGGCTTAACCTTCACTCTCTTTTCCTTTGCTAAATCCCTCTTTGGAGAAAATATAAGTTTGCTACACTGATGGCtaatgaataaaactaaatactttatCCATATCTAAATATGAAATGCAATGTGGAAATCATTGGTCAGAGCCAGTGAATGAGTGTTGTGTCATGAAGCGTATGCCTCCTCCCTGTTATTAACTTGCTCGGCATGTTTCTCACAGAATCACCAGGGCTCTCAGCACACCCGTCACATCATGTAGGAATCAAGTGTGTCTGACCGCGACTGATGACATCACTGGTAATTGGGGAATGTTTTCTCACTTTATTGTTCAGAGGGTGTCATCCCCTATAAACAATCTCACCCTAATTGGCCTCAGCCTTTCCTGCCTTATGAAGGGTTCACAGACAGGGTCAGATTAAGGTCATCACTCTCATTACAGAAATCATAACACTAGTGAACGAGCTCTTATTAAACAGTCTGCCAGGAGCTGTTGAGATATTATGTGATTTTAATACAACTGATGTTTGTGAAATCAAGTGTGAGAATCTAATGTTTTCAAGCTTCAGTTGTGAGATAAAAGAAATCAGGTTTTCACAATTACATTTGTCAGTGCAGAGGCTGTATGAGTTCACAGTTTGTAAGAGagactgtttttaaatattattggatgcCACTGTTCCCACCAATCCTTGCACAAGTTAAGGTTACAcatgatgacgatgatgacgaAAGCATGTTAGTGCGAGCCCTTCCGGAACTCATTGAGATTGGATTGCAGTGCCTGCAGTTAGAAAAAAATGAtctttgaatggaagtcaatgagagcACTCGGGGCGATACTCAGTCTGACAGAAATCATCCAAAAAGGGGTGGTACTACACAAAGCGAGACTCGACGCTGATTGGACTATTTAGAGGCAGCACAAACAGTCTAGAATCAGACTGTGGTTTAATGTGAAAGAGAAAAAATCCCTCCCTTTCGCACTTTGGTGGTGCATTGCCCAATCCCCCTAATGGAGAAACTGCCCCCCTGGGCAAACATAGAAACTAACTCATAGCAGTGGGCCTTAGTCTCATTTAGCTAGACCTTCAGACTGAAgatctggaattcatggcagctttcattggccaaagcccgcccatgaggccatttgactgacatgtcaaacaaccagtCAGTTCATTTCTTTCATAGTCATGTTTCGAGGAGTagaaatgttgccacaataacagaACCGTTGTGTAAAACTCGGATAtatttgaaagattctatgcCACAAACTTTAACCATTTCACTTAcatttgaaaatccagcatttagttgatcctgataagcactcgttgtcacagttgtaaacacggtggctttcttctttcgtgaggggtttGGTGCCCCAATATCTCTGTTGCCAGGCAGAACATTAAAGAACAAGACACAGACTTCTTGCGGACACTTTTGTGTctcatatgcatcagacgtttagccaacgttCCGTGGGCATGACGTCTGAGGCAGAGACTAAGCGGGCCTTTACTTCCGATATTAGAATCCATGAAGCCTATTTAAACAGAGCGTTCAGATGATGGGgttaaaacaggacagaaaatagcctattacatctaaattattattttctgtaaaaatcctcagagaacagtacaaaataataaacgaGGCAGTTTATTACCCCTTTAAAATATGAagattgtaagattttttttttttaagaaaactaaaataaaaaatacattctcTTAACCAAGTTCATTGTCCATTGACTTCTGTAAACAATCATTGAACCACCCAGATTCCATCAAATAATTTAGAGTGGTTCAATCAGATCCATCAGTCTCTTTCCAGCTCAACCAATAGCGGGAGTTTGGGGCGTGGCTACTGAAGCAGGGTGATAAGCTGGTGTGGGACGATTTCTGACGTGTTGCCTAGAGAAAGGACATTCAGATTCGATTACAGAAGTGCAAGCCAAAATTCGAAAACGTCACAAAACACATGGAGACATACAATGGGGTAGAATTAGGGTAAACATTGAGCTGTGCTTGTGCAGAGTTTCTTCTCAACAGGTAAGCTTACCTTAAGTTTTTTCCACACACGTTGGCTCTTTACTGTCAAAATTAATACAGTAAAtgccttatttttgtaattacgCTTATAGCGCATATCGACAATCTGAATTTGTATAAAGCACAatataaataatggtgacttgacttgaagctTTCGAAACCTTTGCGAATAATTTTGTCTATGGGTTCTTCTACCTGATCTCAGATCGGTTTTAATAATTTGTAGACATTCTAAATGacacatttgtataataaaaaggAAGAGTGGTAGTTAATGGTCTCTTATTGGCCTGTTAAGCTCTCTAAACAAAACAAGCACTGCAAATTATTAAAAGAACAAATACTATACAAACACTTCAAAATTAATAGTATTTGATGATTTGTTAACTGCATGTAAATAGTTATGTTATGTATGGCCCGAGTTTTTTTGTTGCACTTACACAGTTCTGACTTGCAGGTGTCACCAGTGTGTGGTGTTTTGAAGCTTCGAAATAGTGAAACTTTTTACATAGTTTCGAAATGGTTAATTTTTCCCATCACTATTGTATACTTCACGTGTAATCAACTTTATATTTGGCCTGATTCTAAATACATGACAAACTGTATATAAATGGTCATACTTTCTTCATGTCAACTGCATTCCACTCGCCAACTCGAAACAACTTGATTTTTGTAGGGTATGTCACACATACTGTTTATACTGAGATCTTGCACAGCCTGAAAGGTCATCATACTCACCAATTAAGGATGGGAGAGGGGTGACAGACTAAAGGACTGCGACTGACATTTCACTTCAATTCCCTGTCATGTACTGCAGTGGCCCATTTTGGTGGCAAATCAGTGTTGAAGATTGCGAATTGAAAAATAAGGCAGACAGAGAGAATACAAGCAGTTGTGAAACAAAAAAATGAGTGGAGCAACTTTACCTTGTGATTGTGTGTCTTTTCAAGCTTTAGAGTAACAAAAGGTTAATCATCTACTGTAATTTTGCCAGTTTTTCTGTTGCTCTCCCACCACAATAGTAACATCACAGCCATTTCAAACCACTATGACTCAGACTGATCCATTTGCTCTGCAACTATTCCTGACTGATCCATTAGCTTTGCTTCCAAACCCTATAAAATTAGAAATGACTGTATTCACAgaacaacaaacaataaaaaaacccCACAAAGACATATCATTCATTAGGGTCTTTTCATATTCAACTTTAATGTGTATATCTGAGGCTCAGGAGAGTTTAGACTCTTCTCTTGTTTGCTGTCATCAGAGTGCTAAACAGAGACTATTTGGGTCTGATCAAATCACTGGGAAAATCATCAGGGGGCATCCACAGAAACCATTCAGATTCAATTAGCTAATG encodes the following:
- the LOC113053726 gene encoding von Willebrand factor C domain-containing protein 2-like — translated: MGPFFRAICIVLLALTAAVSLASVGHEDYPATDEAERTANNDIIFDDYRGKGCVDDSGFVYKLGERFFPGHSNCPCMCTEDGPVCDQPVCPKIHPKCTKVEHNGCCPECKEVKNFCEYKGKTYKILEEFKPSPCEWCRCEPNNEVHCVVADCAVPECVNPVYEPEQCCPICKSGPNCFAGTTIIPAGIEVKVDDCTICRCHSGDWWKPAQCLRRECLNGQTSS